A region from the Lycium barbarum isolate Lr01 chromosome 8, ASM1917538v2, whole genome shotgun sequence genome encodes:
- the LOC132605264 gene encoding uncharacterized protein LOC132605264, translating to MAFANAQTFLLLVVVFSSMFAIGLANYDFNWGPRTWNKTNCPYTNPPNATQTSNRFIVGGSENWHYGFNYMDWARNSAPFFVHDTLVFKYDPPNANGTGFPHSVYLFPNYWSFIKCDFRRAKRIADPTQGAGEGFEFVLNKMQTYYFACGEHQGIHCKTGNMKFAVMPLKH from the exons ATGGCTTTTGCTAATGCACAAACATTTCTCTTACTTGTAGTAGTGTTCTCATCCATGTTTGCTATTGGACTAGCCAACTATGACTTCAACTGGGGGCCAAGAACCTGGAACAAAACCAATTGCCCTTATACTAATCCTCCAAATGCTACTCAGACCTCCAATAGATTCATCGTTGGAGGTTCGGAAAATTGGCATTATGGCTTCAACTACATGGATTGGGCACGAAATAGTGCTCCTTTCTTTGTTCATGACACCTTGG TATTCAAATATGATCCACCAAATGCAAACGGTACCGGATTTCCACACAGTGTTTACTTATTCCCAAATTACTGGAGCTTCATTAAGTGTGACTTCAGAAGAGCCAAAAGGATAGCGGATCCAACTCAAGGTGCTGGGGAAGGATTTGAGTTTGTGCTGAATAAAATGCAAACTTACTATTTTGCTTGTGGAGAACACCAAGGCATACATTGCAAAACTGGGAACATGAAGTTTGCTGTTATGCCTCTCAAACATTAG